Proteins encoded by one window of Streptococcus sanguinis:
- a CDS encoding M42 family metallopeptidase, with protein MNQTVQYLQELTAMPSPTGFTAEVADYLIKTLERLGYEPVQTNKGGVHVVVKGENDAQHRVVTAHVDTLGAIVRAIKSDGRLKLDRIGGFPWNMIEGENCLVHVSSNGKTISGTILVHQTSCHVYKDAGTVERTQDNMEVRLDEKVTNEKETRDLGIEVGDFISFDPRTTVTESGFIKSRFLDDKVSAAILLNLLRIYKEENIQLPVTTHFAFSVFEEVGHGANSSLPEQAVEYLAVDMGAMGDDQQTDEYTVSICVKDASGPYHYGFRQHLVNLAKEQDIPYKLDIYPFYVSDASAAMSAGAEVKHALLGAGIESSHSYERTHIDSVFATERMVDAYLRSGLVE; from the coding sequence ATGAATCAAACTGTTCAATATTTACAAGAATTAACGGCTATGCCTTCCCCAACAGGCTTTACGGCTGAGGTGGCAGACTATTTGATAAAAACGCTGGAAAGATTGGGCTATGAGCCTGTCCAGACTAATAAAGGCGGCGTCCATGTTGTGGTTAAGGGTGAAAATGATGCCCAGCATCGGGTAGTGACTGCCCATGTGGATACACTGGGGGCTATTGTTCGGGCTATTAAGTCTGACGGTCGTCTCAAGCTGGATCGGATTGGTGGTTTCCCTTGGAACATGATTGAAGGAGAAAACTGTCTAGTCCATGTGTCTAGCAATGGTAAGACTATCAGTGGGACTATCTTAGTTCACCAGACATCTTGCCATGTCTATAAGGATGCTGGGACGGTTGAACGTACTCAGGACAATATGGAAGTCCGTTTGGATGAAAAGGTGACGAATGAGAAAGAAACACGAGATTTAGGAATCGAAGTCGGTGATTTTATTTCCTTTGATCCGCGTACCACGGTTACTGAGTCCGGCTTTATCAAGTCCCGCTTTCTGGATGACAAGGTCAGCGCAGCTATTTTACTCAATCTCTTGCGCATCTATAAAGAGGAAAATATTCAGCTACCAGTGACGACGCATTTTGCTTTCAGTGTCTTTGAAGAGGTTGGTCATGGGGCTAATTCCAGCCTGCCGGAGCAAGCGGTAGAGTATTTGGCGGTTGATATGGGGGCAATGGGTGACGATCAGCAGACAGATGAGTATACGGTTTCTATCTGTGTCAAGGATGCATCAGGACCTTATCACTATGGCTTCCGCCAGCATTTGGTAAATTTGGCTAAGGAGCAGGACATCCCTTACAAACTGGACATCTATCCATTCTACGTGTCAGATGCCTCTGCAGCCATGAGTGCAGGAGCAGAAGTCAAGCATGCTCTGTTAGGTGCCGGCATCGAATCCAGCCATTCTTATGAGCGAACCCATATCGATTCGGTTTTCGCGACAGAGCGCATGGTGGATGCTTATCTAAGGAGTGGCTTGGTGGAGTGA
- a CDS encoding SHIRT domain-containing protein translates to MKQTYHKVSHALMTLLLLVSTFLPLLSSSPRVSAAELGESDYHLTTDVTINTNPLKDTGYGEGKFYIAPTYTFADSKVLNNGDTMVYRVPSQFKIERTLEENISAPDGTVVAKLVTDPVTNTATITVTNAEYFAKMPDTKRIQSSFTVVWADNMPYDQEQEVNFPGARTYRLKRIKVDEEPQGYSKWGVQDSKDPNYVNWRIRVNRDVQNLGQVVIEDAIPEGQELDEDSGITGYYFTEWEGASGTRKSFNPSDVVSITDSNHFTVNAGDLSGRGIYVIYRTRLTEPVDKVTKKAFNDVTVTANGQKMPDLVSRPFAPLTTLDGVGEGTRSDEVIFKVKKELTGRNLADGEFTFDLINKDDNDKVVQTVTNKDGAVTFKKLRFKNEGTFNYVIRERASNLPGVTNDANSDINVTVTVTDNNGVKTAAVTYDRDAFTNTYKLEPATAAITAKKLLDGKALEAGKYTFKLTEVGGNNVELQATNDANGNIKFPEINYDKEGTYTYKLKEVAGNEAGVTYDSKEHTVTVTVTENNAKLEAAVAGNNPTFTNSYKDYGVSYEFLSSNPAYPNLPKEVTDLLPADTNRYTSGTNVDAKQPAKTSVTVTEGTWTFEGYAETNAQTVADKDLKFTGKWNFTPAPKYKVTYEFVSEDPNRALPAEVTELLPTDANEYTDGTAVQAVQPAKDSIEVTGGTWKFLKYDADSKTIAGSDVKFTGTWTFEARRPQGPTPPPSSSDSTPPSSSGDKPVGSTDGTPGNSSDKDGKDVRGSATGKKVLPKTGSETSIFAIAAGFALILLSALVYRFKKAN, encoded by the coding sequence GTGAAACAAACTTATCATAAAGTGTCTCATGCTCTGATGACTTTGCTGCTTTTGGTATCAACCTTTCTTCCCTTGTTAAGCTCAAGTCCTAGGGTTTCTGCTGCAGAGTTAGGTGAAAGTGATTATCATCTAACTACAGATGTCACTATTAATACTAATCCTTTAAAGGATACAGGCTACGGTGAAGGTAAATTTTACATTGCTCCGACCTATACATTTGCAGATAGCAAAGTATTAAATAATGGTGATACCATGGTTTATCGTGTTCCATCACAGTTCAAAATTGAGCGAACTTTGGAGGAAAACATAAGTGCACCGGATGGTACTGTTGTTGCCAAGTTGGTGACAGATCCTGTTACCAATACAGCGACCATTACTGTCACAAATGCTGAGTATTTTGCGAAAATGCCAGATACCAAGCGTATTCAATCTTCTTTCACAGTGGTTTGGGCTGATAATATGCCTTATGACCAAGAGCAAGAAGTTAATTTCCCAGGTGCTAGAACCTATAGGCTGAAGCGTATCAAGGTTGATGAAGAACCTCAGGGGTATTCCAAGTGGGGTGTTCAGGATTCTAAGGATCCAAACTACGTCAACTGGCGTATCCGTGTCAATCGTGATGTCCAAAATCTTGGTCAAGTTGTCATTGAGGACGCTATTCCAGAAGGTCAAGAGCTGGATGAAGATTCAGGGATTACAGGTTACTACTTTACTGAGTGGGAAGGTGCTTCTGGCACACGTAAATCCTTTAACCCAAGCGATGTCGTTTCAATTACAGACTCCAATCATTTCACAGTTAATGCTGGGGATTTGAGTGGAAGAGGTATTTATGTTATCTACCGGACACGTTTGACAGAGCCAGTTGATAAGGTGACCAAAAAAGCCTTTAACGATGTAACCGTTACGGCTAATGGACAAAAGATGCCAGATTTAGTATCACGTCCATTTGCACCTTTGACAACTCTTGATGGTGTCGGGGAAGGTACCCGTTCGGATGAAGTTATCTTCAAAGTCAAAAAGGAATTGACTGGCCGCAATTTGGCAGATGGTGAATTTACTTTTGATTTGATCAATAAGGATGACAACGACAAAGTTGTTCAAACGGTAACAAACAAAGATGGTGCCGTAACCTTTAAGAAACTTCGTTTCAAAAATGAGGGAACCTTTAACTATGTCATTCGTGAACGAGCAAGCAATCTACCAGGTGTGACAAACGATGCCAATTCAGACATCAATGTCACTGTTACTGTAACAGATAACAATGGCGTTAAGACAGCAGCGGTTACCTATGACCGTGATGCTTTCACCAATACATACAAGTTAGAGCCAGCGACTGCAGCAATTACCGCTAAGAAACTTCTGGATGGTAAAGCACTTGAAGCTGGTAAGTACACTTTCAAGCTGACTGAAGTTGGCGGAAATAACGTGGAACTTCAAGCAACAAATGACGCCAATGGTAATATCAAGTTTCCTGAAATCAACTATGATAAAGAAGGGACTTATACCTACAAGCTGAAAGAAGTGGCTGGAAATGAAGCTGGAGTAACGTATGACAGTAAAGAACATACTGTGACTGTCACAGTGACTGAAAACAATGCTAAATTGGAAGCTGCTGTCGCAGGTAACAATCCAACATTCACCAACAGTTATAAAGACTATGGTGTCAGCTATGAGTTTCTCAGCTCTAACCCAGCCTATCCAAACCTGCCAAAAGAAGTAACGGATTTGCTTCCAGCAGATACTAATCGCTACACTAGTGGTACTAATGTAGACGCTAAGCAGCCTGCTAAAACAAGTGTTACAGTTACTGAAGGCACATGGACTTTCGAAGGCTATGCAGAAACGAATGCACAGACTGTTGCGGATAAGGACCTTAAATTTACTGGTAAATGGAATTTCACTCCAGCACCGAAATATAAGGTAACGTATGAATTTGTAAGCGAAGATCCGAATCGCGCCTTGCCAGCAGAGGTAACAGAATTGTTGCCGACCGATGCCAATGAATACACAGATGGTACTGCAGTTCAAGCGGTTCAGCCAGCTAAGGATTCTATTGAAGTAACTGGAGGTACTTGGAAATTCCTTAAATATGACGCGGATAGTAAAACTATTGCAGGCTCAGATGTCAAATTTACAGGCACATGGACATTTGAAGCTAGACGTCCACAAGGACCAACACCACCACCATCTTCTTCAGATTCTACACCACCGTCATCATCTGGTGACAAACCAGTCGGTTCGACGGATGGAACCCCAGGTAATTCATCAGATAAAGATGGAAAAGATGTTCGTGGATCAGCAACTGGCAAAAAAGTTTTGCCGAAAACTGGCAGTGAAACATCTATCTTTGCGATAGCAGCAGGATTTGCACTGATTCTTTTATCAGCTCTTGTCTATCGTTTCAAAAAAGCTAATTAA